DNA sequence from the Salvelinus alpinus chromosome 7, SLU_Salpinus.1, whole genome shotgun sequence genome:
AGGAGGGCTGATGATATAGGCTATGTCCCAAatcacactctattccctatttcgtgcactacttttgaccagggccatttGATTGAAGTCGCTGTTCTTGTTTTCGTTTTTTTTCTAATATTATGTAGTGTTATCCACCCTAGAAAATAGCCATTTTGGAGAAGGAGCAGGGGAAGAGCATCCAGACAAAAACTAACACGTTGGATAGGAGCCATGCGGTGTGGGCCTCTCCCCCTTCAGAGAGCTGCCTGGGTTTGGCCAACACCCCAGGGGACTACAGCGGACTGGGAGACTTCCTCAGTTCATCACCCTGCCAGCAGACGGGGCCAGAGAGCAGTCTTCTGATCCTCCCCCGACCAGGGGAGCGCCGCAAACCCTCCGACCCAGACCTCTCCACCAACAGTGATGACCAGGAGTCGGGCATAGCAGACCTTAGCTCCCCGCCAAGTGGGGACAGTGCCAAGGACCCTGATGAGGCTGCCTACTCTGCTGCCTGAGCAGTAGTGACATTGATGTTGTCAGAGGGAAGAGAGGTGCACTTTAATGGGCAATTGCGCAATGGGTATTATAAACTGACTAACTGTTGGGAATGATAAGTCAGTGAAATGATAAGTGGATCTGATCTGTATGTGTGTTATTTGTGTAGAGTTTTTGCTTTTCATGTGGTTTATGGTATTCCATAGTTAAGAAGTTAGCTACAACAATTCATGGATTTTGTCAGAGGCTTTACAactaaataaaatatttaatgtTATGTATTTATGCAAATGTATAATATGATAATAATATATTTAAAAATTACATTTGGACTAAAAATCTTTCAAGTGCACTGTAAACCAAAACATGATATCAAATGCCAAATTTGTCATTATACTCATGCAGTAAACCTCTCCTAATTTAgtgtagttttataaccaaagCCAGTCCATCTGGTTCACTGGGCTCATTGTGCATGCTGTAACTCACGAAGCTACTGAACCAACCCAGCAGGCTGTAGCATGTGGAGATATTGGCATGCTAGTACTAGGGTACGGAcacacagggaggagaggagcttTGTGCATCTCACCCAACAGAAGGATCACAAGTCTGTTCAAACCGCTTAGGTCTCACTGTCAAAGCACAGGTACTGACTGTCTTGTGGAATAATATATACTGCTATTGTAAGCATTGCATGTTGTTTTATTTGTATAAAGAATATACATAATATGTCCTACAATCTATATCCTATTTCAAAGGAATATTACAacataaatatttatttttatttaattaatttgtaaatggATTTATTTGATTGTGTTAAAAGTTCACTAGAAAAGACCACTAAAGCTTTAAGAGGACTTGTGCATTAAATAAAGATTGAACATTCTTGGGATTAAGACTTTTGACTTACCTTATAAACAAAAAGTTGATTCATGAAAGTTGATTCAACATTCAAGTTTTTGATGGATATTTTCTGCTTGCTCATGCTACGTTCATAACTaagtgggaaggtggtatttACCTATACGCCTGGGGAAAATCCACCTGAATAACCCTCCAACTCAATTACTGAGCTCtgacttctcccacatgctgTACCAGGGTTGCATACTCCTTGTATACATCATCCAACTAAATGCTTAGTTAGTATAatggggatcctgttttctggaaacaatgcctgcagtaccgcgGACGGCCTCCAGCTTGAAATCCTCAATGCGAAGTTTGAGTCGTTCTCCCCTGGTAGTTATGGCCCTGCTCTGTATGGATATTTTTGCCCACCCCCACAATGTACATTTTTTCAACCTGCACAGTAGGAGGCGACCAGACACATTTTTGGGTGTAGTCTGCCAATAAACCTAGAAGAAGACGTAGAGACGAAAAGGAACCGGGGTGTAtacattagtccaaacagttgcaaaacaactaaaacgagagtttctattggacaaattcaggtaagtCCCGCccatttcgttccgtttgcttccgtttaacaAACGTTTCCGaacagaatcggcgtaatgaatacgcCCCAGTCCTTGGACTCCAAAGGCCAACGTGCATACTTTCGTGACGTCACTGCTTGCGTGATGACGTTGTAATGGAGGTTCAGAGGTGGCAGCTGTGGGTTGATATCAATGACTGTCGGTATTTGGAATATAAAACTGTTTAAAAGTTAGGTAAAAGGCCCTGACCGTTTTTAAACAAGGTAATTGGGAGTTTTTTAACTGTTCACTTGTAATTGCACAACCCTTATTTAGTGAACGCTAAGTCGGGAAGGTTGAAATTCAAGCCCTATTAGGAGTTGGTTAGTTAGCTAGATTTGCTAGCCAGCCACATAttttagccagctggctaacgttagctgacaGGTGCTAGGGTTGGGCATTATAAAAGGCGATGAAACACTATGATATCATTGTATCTGAAGAGAAACGCATCCTGTCCCCACTCTAATGTTTGCAGATTCCTAGCTAATTAGCTAGTGAActgctaactaactagctagtgGGACAGGTAAGTTAGCTCAGTTCGATAACTAGATGGGTGCCTGTCGTCACAGCCTGCTAAAAAGGTAGCTAGCCAGTTACTTGCCCCAATAACATCAAAGCATAGTAAAGTCCTCCAAACAGCAAGATTGTTAGCTACAGCATTAGCTATCTAGCTTAAGCAGTATGTTACACagtatattagctagctaacgtcctCCAGTCaaatctagctaacgttaactagatgTTTTCATGTAACCATTGAGTATGTGGCAAGAAATCTCACAGGGTTATTGTGTAGCCTGACATTGTTTGTTGTTTATCTCCAGGTCAAACAAATAAAGAAGGACCACAATTCCATGGTCATTTTCTCGATTgagagtttgtttgtttgtttttgatgCCTTGCTTGTAGAGCTGGCACTATGCCCGCGGCTACTGTGGATCATAGCCAAAGAATATGTGAGGTTTGGGCTGACAACCTGGATGAAGAACTCAAAAGGATCCGCCAGGTCATTCGAAAATACAACTACATTGCCATGGTAAGTTATGAAGAGTTCTGATCAAAGGCATCTTGGTTGACACTGACAGATATGTGCTGAAcattgtgctgctgctccatttCTGCCTTCTCTATTGCTTTGTGTTCTGTTCATAGGACACAGAGTTTCCAGGTGTAGTTGCGAGACCGATTGGAGAGTTCAGAAGCAATGCTGACTACCAGTACCAGTTACTGCGATGTAATGTAGACTTGCTAAAGATTATCCAGCTGGGCCTTACCTTTATGAATGAACAGGGTGAATATCCACCGGGAACTTCAACATGGCAGTTCAATTTTAAGTTTAACCTCACGTAAGCGTTCCCCTTTCTATGATGTCTATCATTGTTCAACAAATTTTCATGTCTTGTATCAAGACTTGACTTGCCCATTTTAGAGGACTCAGCTATATGACCTGCCTCTTGTACAGCACCTACAGAACAGGGGAAGTTTCATAGCAACGGCTCTTTGGAGGCACTAGGAGAAAAGGAAGAACCTTTTTGTTTTTACCATGAAAGGTTTTAAAGATGATTGTAATGTTTATATGTATTGTATGGTACTTTCTTGAGGAATTACATTTTTATACCTTGAGATCTCTGCATTAAAGTTAACTACAAAAAGGAAGTCcatttgatgtagtctgttatTGAGGTGATATTATTGTAGTATGGAGTTTGACTAGTTTACATGTCTGGACTGATGGGCAAAGGCACAAACAAACCTGCTCATATGACGTATGAAACCAAGGCAAGAACAGGCCTATGTTCAGTGTTGATACTGCACACAATCAGGGTCACGCTCATGACTAGTTCTGGGCCAGGCCATTTGAAGGCTCAATGTCAGCAAGCCACATtgaacaccctggaccagagctagttcaGGACCTCCATACAGGAGTGAACGTTGTCACACTGAAGCTGCACTGCCTGCACACCGTTCAGGTAAAGGACAATGTGACCAAGATTGTTTAGAAACCATGTGGCCAAGACTTTCACTTGAGCCACCAAATACTCACATGAGGAGCTGCTTACTTTCTCAACGAGCTAATTTACTTGCTTTTCTCCTAGTGCCTCTCAAGTCATTTTTCAAATGTTTATATTGACATATTTCATAAATGCTTTCGAGCATATCGCAGGTACTGTTTTATTTTCATGTTTGTTTTGGTGAGGCACTGAAGACAGTGTTTTGAGTAGTATTTTAATTTTGTTGTTTACATGTAACTTGTTTCTATTGTGGAAGTAAAACCTAAAGGCTTATCAGAAGTCTCAGACATTGAAGAAGAgatagatataaatatatatatatagttggacTGCATCCACTTACACAGCAACAACAACTTTGTCATGCTTAGTGTACCCCTTGTTCTTATAGCCATTACATTCATTGATATAAAtcaggggttcttaaactttttcgGCTCTTGacacaaaatatatacatttactaTATTCCCGTGACCCATATCTTGTTCCAACGACCCAAATTAAGAAGAAATTGTGTTAATATAGATATATTCTCATGACTCGCGAACCACCTCTCATATGCCCAGGAGCCACTTTGGGTCCCGATCCACAGTTTAAGAAACCCTGTTATAAATGTGTAGCCTAGGTGTGAGTGTGACAGGTGTCTCCCTTTCCGTCGTCAGGGAGGACATGTATGCACAGGACTCCATCGAGCTCTTGACAACATCAGGCATCCAGTTCAAGAAACACGAGGAGGAGGGGATCGAGACATTGTACTTGGCTGAACTGCTCATGACCTCAGGGGTGGTGCTCTGTGAGGGCGTCAAGTGGCTTTCTTTCCACAGGTAGGccatttaaaatcaaatcaaactttatttgtcacatgcaccgaatacaacaagtgtagaccttaaagtgaaatgcttacttacaagcccttaaccaacagtgcagttcaagaatagTTAAAAAAGATTTGCCAAatgaactaaagtaaaaaataataaaaaggaacacgaacataacaataacgaggctatatacaaggggtaccggtaccgagtcagtgtggcggtacatgttagttgaggtaatttgtacatgtaggtaggtgtgaagtgactgcatagataataaatagtGATTAGCTGCAGtgcacaaaacaaatggagggggggtatcaatgtaaatagtctggtggacatttaattaattgttcagcactcttatggcttgggggtagaagctgttatggagccttttggtcctagacttggcgctccggtactgcttgccgtgcggtagcagagaaaacagtctatgacttgggtgactggagtctctgacaattttatgggctttcctctgacaccgcctattatataggtcctggatggcaggaagtttggccccagtgatgtactgggtcgtacgccctaccctctgtaatgctttacagtcagatgccaagcagttgccataccaggcggtgatgctaccggtcaggatgctctcaatggtgcagctggagaactttttgaggatctggggacccatgccaaatcttttcagtctcctgagggggaaaaggttttgtcgtgttctcttcaggactgtcttggtgtgtttggaccatgatagttcgttggtgatgtggacaccaaagaacttaaatctcgacccgctccactacagccccgtcgatgttaatgggggcctgttcagcccgccttttcctgtagtccacgatcagctcctttgtcttgctcacattgaggaagaggttgttgtcctggcaccacaatgccagttctctgacctccctatagggtTTATCATttttgttggtgatcaggccttccactgttgtgtcgtcaagaaacttaatgatggtgttggagtcgtgtttggccatggcgggcgtgggtgaacagggagtacaggaggggactaagtacacacctctgaggggccccagtgttgaggatcagcgtggcagacgtgttgttgcctacccttaccacctgggggcgtcccgtcaggaagtccaggatccagtttcagaggaaggtgtttagtcccagggtccttaccttagtgatgagcttgtgggcactatggtgttgaacgctgagctgtagtcaatgaacagcattcgcacataggtgttcctttgtccaggtgggaaagggcagtgtggagtgcgattgcgtcatctgttggggcggaatgcgaattgcagtgggtctagggtatccgggagtatgctgttgatgtgagccatgaccagcctttcaaagcacgtcattgctaccaacgtgagtgctatggggcggtaatcatttaggcaggttccttgggcacagggactatggtggtctgcttgaaacatgtaagtattacagactcggtcagggagaggttgaaaatgtcagtgaaagcGCTTGCTAGTTGGTTCGTGCATATTTTGAGTACAcattctggtaatccgtctggccccgtggctttgtgaaggttgtttaaaggtcttgctcacatcggctaccgagagcgttatcacagtcatccagaacagctggtgctctcgtgcatgcttcagtgtttcttgccttgaagcgagcataaaaggcatttagctcatctgctagattcgcatcactgggcagctcgcgtctgggtttccctttgtagtccgtaatagttttcaagctttgctacatccgacgagcgtcaaagCCGgtatagtatgattcaatcttagtcctgtattgacgctttgcttgtttgatggttcgtctgagggcatagcaggattagtgtcctgctcctcgaaagcggcagctctagcctttagctcgatgcggatgttgcctgtaatccatggcttctggttgggatatatacatacagtcactgtggggatgacgtcgtcaatgtacttattgatgaagccgatgattgaggtggtatactcctcaatgtcattggatgaatcctggagcATATTCCAgtgtgtgctagcaaaacagtcctatagcgtagcatccgcgtcatctgaccacttccgtattgagcgagtcactgttacttcctgctttagtttttgcttgtaagctggaatcaggaggatatatttattgtcagatttgctaaatggagagcgggggagagctttTTATGCATCTCTGtgggtggagtaaaggtggtctagagttttttttcctttttcctctgtttgcacatgtgacatgctggtaaaaatgtggtaaaactgatttaagtttgcctgcattaaagtccccggccactaggagcgccgcttctggatgagcattttcttgtttgcttatggccttatagagttggttgagtgagGTATTACTGCCGGTATCGGTTAGTGGTggtacgaataatatagatgagatctctcttggtagatagtgtggtcgtcAGCTTATCacaaggtactctacctcaggcgagcaatacctcgagacttctttaatattatacattgcgcaccagctgttattgacaaaaagacacacacccccacccctcgtctgaaacataagatattacatttgtttttgtcccgttggtaggataatcgtaggtcatcaattttattttccaatgattgcatgtttgcAAGTAGAacagatggcagtgggagtttacttgcTCGCCTACATagtctcagaaggcagcccgacctgcgccctcttttcctccgtcttttcttcatgcaaatgacggggatttgggcctgttcccgggaaagcggtatatccttctcgtcggactcgttaaaggaaaaagcttcttccagttcgtggtgagaaatcgcttttctgatgtccagaagttattttcggtcataagagacggtagcagcaacattatgtacaaaataaggtacaaaataagttacaaacaacgcaaaaactaacaaaatagcacagttggttaggagcatgtaaaacTTCAGCCCTGCTTTTCGGCGCCATCTTATCAGATCCAGATTCTAACCATGTATGTTATTTGTTATTTGGTATAGACTTGACCATTATTAAAATCAATCATCTTAGACCTAAGaagcattttgtttatttttctgtTTGCAGTGGCTATGACTTTGGCTATCTGATCAAGATTCTGTCCAACTCTAACCTGCCCGAAGAGGAAGTGGACTTCTTTGAGATCCTTCGCCTGTTCTTCCCCATCATATATGATGTCAAGTACCTCATGAAGAGCTGCAAAAACCTCAAGGTAACTTCAGCACATCATAACAGTTAAAGAAAGTATTACTCAGCTGTGTATTCAATGAGTTTTCAGAGAGCTAACTAGGCCACAAGTCTTAATCGATAGCCTTTAAATGCATTATAGACATGGCCAGATGGCTAGATTAGCAGAATCTGTGAGTGACTGGGCGTGGTTTGATTGACAGGGTGGGCTACAGGAAGTGGCAGAACAGCTGGAGCTGGAGAGGATTGGCCCCCAGCACCAAGCTGGCTCAGACTCACTACTGACAGGCATGGCATTCTTCAAGATGAGAGAGGTActctgtccatgtgtgtgtcccaaatggaaccctattcaatatacagtaccagtcaaaagttatgacacaccacctactcattcaagggtttttatttattttttactattttctacattgtagaataatagtgaagatatcaaatctatgaaataacacaaatggagttatgtagtaaccaaaaaagtgttaaacaaatcaaaatatatttgagattattcaaagtagccaccatttgccttgatgacagctttgcacactcttgtcattctctcaaccagcttcatgaggaatgcttttccaacagtcttgaaggagttcccacatatgctgagcacttgttggctgctttttcttcactctgcggtccaactc
Encoded proteins:
- the cnot7 gene encoding CCR4-NOT transcription complex subunit 7 isoform X1; translation: MPAATVDHSQRICEVWADNLDEELKRIRQVIRKYNYIAMDTEFPGVVARPIGEFRSNADYQYQLLRCNVDLLKIIQLGLTFMNEQGEYPPGTSTWQFNFKFNLTEDMYAQDSIELLTTSGIQFKKHEEEGIETLYLAELLMTSGVVLCEGVKWLSFHSGYDFGYLIKILSNSNLPEEEVDFFEILRLFFPIIYDVKYLMKSCKNLKGGLQEVAEQLELERIGPQHQAGSDSLLTGMAFFKMREMFFEDHIDDAKYCGHLYGLGSGSAYVQNGTGNAYEEEANKQLS
- the cnot7 gene encoding CCR4-NOT transcription complex subunit 7 isoform X4 codes for the protein MYAQDSIELLTTSGIQFKKHEEEGIETLYLAELLMTSGVVLCEGVKWLSFHSGYDFGYLIKILSNSNLPEEEVDFFEILRLFFPIIYDVKYLMKSCKNLKGGLQEVAEQLELERIGPQHQAGSDSLLTGMAFFKMREMFFEDHIDDAKYCGHLYGLGSGSAYVQNGTGNAYEEEANKQLS
- the cnot7 gene encoding CCR4-NOT transcription complex subunit 7 isoform X3 gives rise to the protein MKNSKGSARSFENTTTLPWEDMYAQDSIELLTTSGIQFKKHEEEGIETLYLAELLMTSGVVLCEGVKWLSFHSGYDFGYLIKILSNSNLPEEEVDFFEILRLFFPIIYDVKYLMKSCKNLKGGLQEVAEQLELERIGPQHQAGSDSLLTGMAFFKMREMFFEDHIDDAKYCGHLYGLGSGSAYVQNGTGNAYEEEANKQLS
- the cnot7 gene encoding CCR4-NOT transcription complex subunit 7 isoform X2, giving the protein MPAATVDHSQRICEVWADNLDEELKRIRQVIRKYNYIAMDTEFPGVVARPIGEFRSNADYQYQLLRCNVDLLKIIQLGLTFMNEQGEYPPGTSTWQFNFKFNLTEDMYAQDSIELLTTSGIQFKKHEEEGIETLYLAELLMTSGVVLCEGVKWLSFHSGYDFGYLIKILSNSNLPEEEVDFFEILRLFFPIIYDVKYLMKSCKNLKGGLQEVAEQLELERIGPQHQAGSDSLLTGMAFFKMREIQT